AGAAGTTGCGGCGTTCGTACGCGAGGCCCTCGGTGAGCGTCGTCTCGAACGCGCGGTTGACGGCGTCCTTTCCCAGGCGGACGGCCAGCGGGGGCCGCTCGGCGATGCGCTGCGCCAGCCGCAGCGCCTCGTCGAGCAGCACCTCCGGAGCCACCACGCGGCTGACGAGGCCGAGTTCGAGCGCGCGGCGCGCGGGGATCGGGTCGCCGGTGAGGATCATCTCCATGGCCGCCGACTTGCCCACGGCGCGCGTAAGGCGCTGCGTGCCGCCGGCGCCCGGGATCACGCCGATGGCGATTTCCGGCTGGCCGAAGGTGGCCGTCTCCGCGGCGATGATGATGTCGCACATCATCGCCAGCTCGCAGCCGCCTCCCAGCGCGAACCCGTTGACGGCCGCGATGATCGGCTTGTGGATGAGGCGGATGGCGTCCCACGTGGCGAAGCGGTCCTCGAGCTCCATGTCCACGACGGTCCGCTCGGCCATCTCCTTGATGTCGGCGCCGGCCGCGAACGCCCGTCCGTTGCCGGTCAGCACGATGGCGCGGACGGCGTCGTCCTGGTCGAGGCGGCGGAGCGCGTCCAGCAGCTCCTCCATGAGCTGCGCGTTCAGGGCGTTCAGCGCCTGCGGCCGGTTCAGCCGCACGAGGGCGACGGCGCCGCGGTCTTCAACCTGGATCGTCTGGTACGTGCGATGCCAAGCCCGTTCGGGCTCGCTCATGTTGAGTCCCTCCAGCCTACTCGTCCACTTCGGCGATCGACATGGAAACGATGCCCTTGGCGAACGACATGAGGTTCTTCGCGGCTTCCCGCGACGGTTCCGAGGCCATGGAGGCGTTCAAGGCGTCCATCGAGTCGAAGTACAGCTCGGCCATGCGGTAGTACGGAGGGTCTCCGCCGCCCGGGACGCCGGTGAAACGGGAGAGCTCCATGCGGCGCAGGCCGGGCATCTGCCGCGCCAACGGCAGGTGCGTTTCCCGGTAGAGGCGCTCGAATTCTTCGGGGTCCTCGGGCCGCTTGAACATCACGACGAGCTTGACCACGCGTGGCTCCGCCTTTCCGCTGGGAACTGGGAATGGCACGCGAACGGCACCTGTCCGCGCCCATGAGCCGGTTGCAGGCACCGCGGCAACTGACTTCGACACCGGCGGCGTTCGACCTTCTCGCTTCTGGGCGGGGCAGGCGGTGGACGGCGCGCGGGAGCTGCGCCTTAGGCGTCCCAGCGCGGCCCGAAGGGCAGGCGTCGAACCGCAGGCGGGTACAACTGAACGTGGTAGACGTGCTCCGCGCGTGTGGAGGTCCACGAGAAGAGCGGCGGCCGGCCGGCCGCGACAGGCTCGGACGCTGCGTCTTCGCCGGCCGGGCGCACGGTCACGCGGAAACGCTCCAGCGGCGGCCGGCCCGCGCGCACCCAGCGTTCGATGGCGTCCTCGAGCTCCGCGACCGGCGGGCGCGGGCCCCACACGCGGATGCCGCCGTCGCGGCCGAGGGCGACGCCGCTCGCCGCATCGCGGACAACCCCCGCCAGTTCCGGCGGGTGGGCGAAAAACGACCTCTCGCCGAACGCCAGCGCGAGCCAGAACCTGAGGCCGCGCCAACCCACGGCATCGGGCCGCCCGCGAAGCGCGACGCAACAGCGGTCGGCAAACGCGGCCACGGCGCGCTCCCAGGCGGCGCGCTGGCCGGCGGCGTCCAGGGCCGGCGCGGCGACTCGCGTTCCGGCGCGCGCTTCGACCGCGCCTTCCGCGCGCAGTCCGGGCGGCGCCGGCGCCGGCGCGGCGTCGCCGTCCAGCCAGGCGACGGCCTGCCATCCGAACGGCCGGCGCTCCAGCACGGCGACGAGCGACTGCAGCGGCGATGCCAGCGCGAGCGGCAGGGCCAGGCGACCGCGCTGCGGCACCCGCGCGTCCCATGAGGCGGGGAAGTCGGCCACCGCGCCCTGCACGAGGATGCGGTCGACGTCCGGTCCCGAGGGGAGCAGGTGCCACGCGTCGTCGTCCAGGACGCGGACGTCCGAGCCGATCGACGCCAACCGGCGCCGCACCCACTCGCGCGCTGCGGCGTCGGGCTCCAGCACGTACACCGTTCCGGCCGGGCCGACGAGCGT
The DNA window shown above is from Clostridia bacterium and carries:
- a CDS encoding EthD family reductase, which produces MVKLVVMFKRPEDPEEFERLYRETHLPLARQMPGLRRMELSRFTGVPGGGDPPYYRMAELYFDSMDALNASMASEPSREAAKNLMSFAKGIVSMSIAEVDE
- a CDS encoding enoyl-CoA hydratase/isomerase family protein, whose translation is MSEPERAWHRTYQTIQVEDRGAVALVRLNRPQALNALNAQLMEELLDALRRLDQDDAVRAIVLTGNGRAFAAGADIKEMAERTVVDMELEDRFATWDAIRLIHKPIIAAVNGFALGGGCELAMMCDIIIAAETATFGQPEIAIGVIPGAGGTQRLTRAVGKSAAMEMILTGDPIPARRALELGLVSRVVAPEVLLDEALRLAQRIAERPPLAVRLGKDAVNRAFETTLTEGLAYERRNFYLLFATEDQKEGMRAFMEKRPPQFRGR